The Pelagovum sp. HNIBRBA483 sequence CTGGCACCAAGGCCCTGATTCATCACTGTGCGCAGACCCTCCGGCACCAATTGCATCCGCACGGCATAAAGGTATTCGAAGCAATGCCGCCCGTCGTCGATACCGACATGGCCAATGTGCTGAAGTCAGAGAACTTCAAAAAGATGAAGCCCACCGACCTCGTACGCGAGATCATCGCGGGACTACGAAGCAACCAGACCGAAATGCTGCTTGGCCAATCAAGCCAGATCAAATGGATGAGCCGGATCGCGCCCGCGTTCCTGTTCCGCCAATTCGCAAAGACCGAGTTTCATTGACCTCAACATCAAGGCAATCGTGATGTCCTCCGCCACCTACCGAAACCGCGTCAACGCGCTCGCGATCACCACCTCAGCCGCCTTCTTTGGCGCTAACGCCTTCATCGGGCTGTCGATGGGGTCCTATTGGCTGAGCTTGGCTCCGGCCGATTTCGTCGCGCAGTTCTTTCCCCAGTTCAGCAATTTTCTCTACACGATCATGCCGCTGTTCGTGGCCATGCTGGTGGGCCTGATCCTCTCGGCCCGGCTCGATTGGCAGGATGCCCCAGCGCGGCGAAACTGGGTGATTGCGCTGTGGCTTTACCTGTCCGTCTCGCTGATCACGATCTTCTTTCACATGCCGTTAAACGTGCGTCTTGCCGCCGCGATCGGGTCGCCACTGGGCGATGCGCTAGGCTTCTATAAGTCCATCGCGCTGGTCGGTCCTGTGACCGAGGATAACGCGGCCATGATCCGCGCAACTTGGCTTCTGGGCCATGTTCCCCGCGTCCTGCTCACCCTTGCCATCGCCATCTACAGCCTACGCGCTCTTGCCGCCCGCCGCTCTCACTGAACTCGGAGACACCGCCCATGAACGACGCAACCTATCGCAAAACCGTTAACATCCTAGCTGTCATTGGGTCCGCGGCCTTTGCGGGCTGCGGCGTCCTGATCCTCTTATCCTACGGCATCCGCTGGCTTGGGACCGATCCACTGATCTGGCGGGCGGCCTTCTGGGACGAGTTCCTGAATTTTGCGCTGACCATCATTCCGCTCAACATGATCACGCTGGTCGGGCTGGTTCTGTCGGTGCGGTTGGACTGGCAAAATCGCCCCATCCGGCGCATCTGGATGATCGCACTCGGACTATATGTCGTGAACACTCTGTTCACGCTGGGATATTTCATTCCTCAGAATATCCTCCTGATCGGGGATAACTACACAGCCCAGCAGGCCTCCTCAATCAGGGCGACTTGGTTAGCGCTGCATTTCCCCCGCGTTGTCATTGCCGCGGCGGTGCCGGTCTACGCACTTCTCGCTATCATCCGGCGGGCAGAGGAAAGATCGCAAGAGCGTTCATAACGCCCTTCGCCTCCTACCCCTCTCGGCTAACAAAGGTCTACCTGCTGTGGACCCAACGGTGGCGCGCCAGCGGCACCGTTTTGGCATGATGACAACCCTGTAAACAGGCGATCACCTTGGGACTTTCTGCAAGTCAAAGGAGCGATCTGCAAGTCATCACTCGTGGAACAGATCGGTGAAACCAGCCACGGTTGGATAGACCCATTACAAACCAAGGAGCTATCACAATGTCCAATCTCAAAGCCATCCTCGCCGGTTTCGGCCTTGCAGCAATCACGTCGCTTCCTGTCGCCGCCCAGGACCGCTTCCCCGATCAAATGGTGCGCACACCAGTGGAAGATATCAATTGGCAGCCTTTGTTCCCAGGGGTCGAGGCCTATACGCTCTACGGTGGCCTTGATCAGGGCACGCCGACGGTCTTCGTCTCCCGCACGGACCCCGGGCAATCTATGGCAATCCCGCACACGCATTCAGACGGGTATTGGGGCTTCATTCTCGCCGGCAAACATCAGCATTGGGAACTGTCTGAACCCGATCAGGGGCCGATCCTCACCGCAGGATCAAGCTGGTACCAACCCGCCGATGTCCCCCATGCAGACCTTTGCGTCGGACCGGAGCCATGCATCACGCTCGTGATGTTCGACCAACAGGCCGATTTCATCCCGGCCCAATAGCACACAGATGGCCGCGTTCGTCCCGCCGATCACGGGAACGCGGCCTGCCATCGTCAGTCTCATATGCGCTCTGCCTACGCTACGAACTGAGCCCAAGCGCATTGGTGATCGCTAGATCCCGTTTTGCCGCAAGAGCCATGAGCCGCAGCCCCTAGCTGGCAGCCGCGCGCAGCACTTCCCTGAGGTAGGCAGCCTCCGCCGGATCATAGGCGTTGCCCTCTTCATCAACCAAATCATGGAACCAGATCGACCGATCCGCCACGCCGCCATGCTGCGCCACAAGGTCCGCCGGCCACGGAAGGTTCGTCTGCGTCCGCCCCTTGACGAACCCCCATTGAAAGCACCCGATATTCCGCGTCTGAAAGACAGTCAGCTGATCGTCGATCTTGCTGCCAACAGGCCGCGCCATCCACTCCGTGCACAGCATCGGGCGGTCAAACTCCGCAAGATAGGCGATAAAGCGCTCCACATTCTGATTGTCCCAATAGGCATGGAACGTCACGATATCCGACAGCGCCAGCGCCGCCTGATCGATCTCGGTCTGATAAGGCGCGTCGGTTGACCCCGGCAAAGGCGTCACCCACGCCGCCACGGTCAACGGCTGCACGGGGTTTTCCGCCCGCGCCCACCTGAAACAATCCTTCATCAGCGCAAAGCTCCGCGCCGAAAAGTCAGGCCTGTAAGTGTCCGATGCATCAGGCCCGAAAACCATGCGATTGCCCGGCTCGTTATACAAATCCCAGAAAAGCACACGGCGATCCGCAGCATGTGCGCGCATGATATCGCGGACGTAGCCCTCAAATCCCGCCCATTCAGAGCCATCAAGCAAGGCCGCCCGCCCCGGGCTGGCAACCGCGCGGCTGTTATGAACGTTGGGGATCGGGTCTGGCTGCGGGCCGTAAGTCGGCTCCGCCCCACCAAATCCGCAATCGTCAAAGAAACAAGGCACAGTCGAAAGGCCCAGCGCGTGCGCCGTCTCCAGCACCCAATCGAGCCGCTCTAATAGTCCGGCGCGGTCATGCTTCCAGACAAGATAATGCAAATTGACCCGCAGCGCGTTGAAGCCAAAACCTGCCGCCCAGCCCAACTCACGCCTGATCGTTTCTTTGTCGAAAGTATCCTCGTGCCACACCTCGAGGAAATTCACCGCCGTGGACGGTAGAAAGTTGAAACCACAGATCCAGCCGGTGTCCTGCCACCAATCTTGCGCTCTCTGGGGCGTCCATCTTGTCACGGCAATTCCTCCTTCAAGGTGGAACGCCAGCCCGCCGGAACGGGCTGGCGTCAGGTCTTAGCGGTCCAGAAGATCCTGCACTTCGGCCTCTGCATCAGCCAGCGCCATGTCGACAGACTTGCCGGTGAGCCAGATCGCCTGAAGCTCGCGGTTCAGCACGTCCTGAATGGCGCCATAGCGCTCGCTCGGTGGCGTGTCGCGGGCGATGGCGGCGGTGCCGGTGTACTCATCTCGGTGCGGCAGGGTCGCATAGTCGGCGCTTTCCAGAACCGAATTGCGTACAGCCATGTGGCCGGTACGGGCCCAGTCGATGTTGTGGTCGTTGATAAAGGCCAGAACCTTCAGCGCAGCCGCATAGGCTTCCGCGTCATTTGCCTTCAGGCTGGCAGGGATCGCCCACATATGGCTGTCGGCCCATGTTGCGCCGGTGTCGAACAGCGTCGGGAAGTCGGCAACATAGTAATTGTCGAGCGCGACCTCTTCTTTCGCGGCTTCCGCGTCATAGAAGTCAACAACCCAAGTACCGTTGACGAGAATCGCCGCTTCACCATTGAGGAAGGCCTGCTGGCTATCCGCATAGTTCAGCTGCGGGTTGGCCACGCCTGCGTCAAACAGCTGGGTGATTGCCGTAACGGCATTGCGGGCCGCGTCGTTGTCGATGGTGGCGGTGTCGCCGTCAAAGATGTTCGCGTCCTGCTGCCACATCAGCGCCAGCGTCAAACGCACCCCAATCGGGAACTGCGCAAAGTCGGCGGCGAGGTAGTCCTGCCCGGTTGCCTCTTTCACCTGCTGCGCATGCGCGAGCAGCTCTTCCGGCGAGGACGGCAGAACAGGCTTGCCGTTTTCAACCAGCCCAGCTTCCGCCATCAGGTCCATGTTGACGTGCCAGAGGTTCGCGTGGAAATCCATCGGCACACCGTAGATGCCGCCGTTGAAGCTGACCGCATCCAGCGCCGCCGGCGCCCAATCAGCCGTGTCGATACCTGCAGCCGCAAGATCGTCAGACAGGTCAGCCAAAGCGCCCAATCCGGCAAACTCGGGGATCCGGTGCCGGTGCATCACATGCACATCCGGCGGCGTGCCGCCCGCATAGGCAGCTTTGATCTGGTCATAGTAGTTGCCCCAATCGGTCGGCAGCGTATTGACCGTTACGTCATCAATCTCGGCGCTTGCCGCGTTGATGATCGACTGGATGATGCAAGCCTCACCAACGCTCGCCTTGGTGTCGGTTCCGGCGTCTTCACACGCACCGAAAAAACGGCCCAACGTCACTTCTTGGGCCATCGCGCCGGTGGCGATGGTGGCAGCCGCAGCCGCCGTCATAAGCACATATTTCATGGTATCCTCCCTGGATTGTGCAGATTAGCCCTTGCTTCCCCCGACGGTCATGGCTTGCACCACATACCGTTGGAAAATCAGGAACATGAGAACAACCGGAAGCGAGGCGATAACACCCGAGGCCATGACACGGCCCAGCCCTTCCGATTGCGCGAAATTCGATTGAATGCTGGCAAGCCCCAGCGTGATGGTGAAAAATTCCTGCCGCTGCGCGCTGACCAGCGGCCAGAGGTAGTCGTTCCACGCATACAGGAATGTCAGGATCGCCAGCGTCATCATCGCAGGCCGCGCCAACGGCAACATGATGTACCAGAAAATCTGCATCCAGCTAACGCCATCAAGCCGCGCGGCTTCTTCGATATCCTGCGGGATCGCTCTGAAGAATTGCATCATCAGAAAGACCCCGATCGGCACGGCCATGCGCGGCAGGATCAGCGCGTGATAGCTGTTGTGCCAGCCAAAATCAGCAAACATCGTGTAAAGTGGAATGAACACCGCCTGCTCCGGCACCATCAGCCCGACCAGACACAGCACCGTAATCGTCCGCTTGAACGGGAAGTCCAACCGCGCCAGCACATAGCCCGCAGTTGTCGAAACAAGCAGCACACCCGCTGTCATCCCCGCCGCCACGATGAGCGAATTCAGGAACCAAACCGGCGTCTGTCCAAAGGCAAACAGTGCGGCGTAGTTTTCCGCTGTGAACGGGATCGGCACCAACCCAAAGAATGTGGTCGAGGTTGTCCGCGCCAGCAATTCGTTCGGCTGGAACGATAGCGACACCATCCAGATCGTCGGCACCAGCCACAAAAAGGCAGGAATACCTAGCGCCATGACGAGCCATGCGTAATGCCGGTTCATTCCGTGTCCTCCCGCCCCAGCACAAATTGCAGGAACGAAAACCCGCCCATGATCACGAAGAGGAACACCGCCATCGCGCTCGCCCGCCCCAACTCGCTGTCGCGGAACGCGGTCTGGTAGATGTACCGCACCAGCACTTGCGTCGTGTCATTCGGCCCGCCCTGCGTCATCAGATGCGCCTGCCCGAACACTTGGAATTGCAAGATCACCTGAAGAACGACCACCAGCGTGATCGTGCGCTTGAGGTTCGGCAGCGTGATGAACCAAAACGCCTTCGCGCCAGTCGCATTGTCGAGCGCAGCGGCCTCGTAAAGGTCTTTAGAGATATCCTGTAAACCCGCGAGGAACAGGATCATCGCAATGCCAAGGCTCCACCAAATCGTCGTGATGACAATCGCCGCCATCGCAAACCGCTCATCGGTGAGCCAGACGATTGGTGAGCCGCCAAACACATCCGTGACATTGGCAATCAACCCTTGGCGTGGCGAGAACATGATCTGCCAGATCAGCGTCACCACCGTGACGGAGAGGATCTGACTCAGGAAGAAAACCGTACGATAGACCGTCATCGCCTTGGTTTCGCGGTTCAACGCCGCCGCCAGCAGCAAGGCGATGACCGTGACACCCGGCACCGTCCACGCAACAAAAACCAGCGTATTGCCAACCGTCGGCCAGAACCGGCGGTCATACCAACGGCCCCCTTCGCCGGGATGAAATCCGGGTAGGACAAAGAACAGGACAGACGCCATCGCCAAGGCAATGGACGTCACCCTGCTCACCCGACTCATCCGGCGAAGGAAGATCGACGCACCAAGGCCAACCAGCCCCAGCAGTTGCAGCGCGGGGTTGGCGATTGCCCCCCACTCGATATTCCGGCCCCACATAACACGCTCGTAATTACGCAGGCCGACGAATTCTTTCGCATCTGGATTGAATGCCACCGCCAGCAGGTTCCAATCGTGCAGCGATATCCAGACGCCACGGAAGAAGGGATAGACAAGAAACAGCGCATAGGTCAGCAGGAACGGCAACAGCAGCACAAATGCTGCCTGCCTCTCCGTCATTCGACGCCGCGTTCTCTGTACTAGAGCCATTTCCCCTCCTCCAACGACGGGCGCGAATCTCACCCAATCGTTGCTAAAATTTATTAGCAATATTTATTAGCGGGATGCAAGTGTGTAGTGTGTCCCCATGAACGACCACACCGACAGCCCCGCTCCGCGCGTCACGATGAAAGACATCGCCCTCAAGGCAGGCGTGTCACAATCCACCGTGTCCTTTGTCCTCAACGGGCAGGAGAACATGCGCATCAGCGAAGAAACCCGCAAACGGGTGACAGACGCCGTGGCCGAGCTGGGCTACCGCCCACGCGGTGCGGGTCGCCCACCGAACGATACCGGCGTACGGGTGATCGGCCTGATGTTCGACGAGATCGCCACCAGCCCCTTCGCCGCGATCTCCATCGAGGGCGTTCAGGAAGCCGCTTGGAAGGAAAACGTCATCGTCGAGGTCGTCATGACCGGCGGCAACAAGGATTACGAGGCATCTGTCCTGCGCAAATGGGCAGCAGACCGTGTCGAAGGCGTCGTCTACGGCTCGATACTCACCCGCGAAGTCACACCCTCCGACATCCTCGCCAAGCACCGTGCCGTCCTGCTCAATTGCTACGATGCGCGCGGGCTTTTCCCCTCCGTGGTGCCCGCCGAACGCCGCGGCGGTCAATCTGCAACCCAGATGTTGATCGAGACAGGCCACCGCAAAATCGCTTTCATCACCGGCGAGAACTGGATGGAAGCCTCCGATCAGCGTCTCGAAGGCTACGAACGCGCCTTGCGAAACGCCAAGATTCCGATTGATCCGAACCTGATAGTCGAAGGCAACTTCCTCCCCAGTGGCGGACGCACCGCAACCCTGCGCCTCCTTGATGGCCCCGTGCGCCCTGATGCGATCTTCTGCGCAAACGATCTGATGGCCGTGGGTTGCTACGAGGCCCTCAAAGAACGCGGCGAAACGGTCGGCGAATCCATCGCCGTAATGGGCTATGACGATCAGGAAATCGCCCAACACCTCTCTCCGGCGCTCTCAACCGTCCTGCTGCCACATCGCGAAATGGGCAGCTGGTGCGCGCAGTTTCTCCTCGCACCCGCGGCAGAGCAAATCACCCATACACGGATGGAATGCCCCGTCGTCGTCAGGCACTCGCATACCAACGCCTGACACCGCCCGATCCGGCGACAAACCCTCCGCAGCGGGGCCACAGAGGCTGGCCGACCCCACGTCAAATACTACCTTTGGATATATGAAGAACCAAAGGAGGTATATTTTCGTGGATTTGTTCCAGAATTTCCATAAGGTTAATGAGCAATTCGGACCCCAATAATTCTAGATGCCCAAGACCCCAATTTCAGCCCACGGTGAGAAGAACCAAATCGAACTCGATGTCAGCATAGATGGTCGCACCGAAAAAATCGCTTGCGATACGCTGGTCATCGCGTGCGAACCGCGCAACCTGCGCACCAAGATCTCCTATTCCGATGATGAGGTCGCGCTCCTGAGTAGCCTCCATAACTTCACCTTCCACACGTCACTTCTGAAGGTGAAGGTCAAAGACAGGCAGATGAAGCATGGCGTAATTTTCGCGGCCGAACCGCTGTCCAAAATGCGCGGTCACATCTACGGCTTCCGCAACGAAACGGCAAAGTCCCTCGGCTTGGATTTCGCCAATTCCGTCGAGTATAACTGGGTCACAGTCTACCAGCTTTTCGGAGAAACAACGACACCTCCAACCGAGGATGACTTCCGTAAGCTGCTCGCAGAAGAGATCGCGCAGCTCAGCTGGTGGCCCTTCGAGCGCAGCTGCGATGGCCTCCAAGAGACGGTCCTGACCCCGTATTTCGACCATTTCCACGGCGATCAACTGGTGAACCAAAACCCTTGGAACTGGCACAAGATTCAAGGCGATAACAACACGATCTACGTCCACGCCGCGACCTGCTTCGAGTCCGTCGTCCACTGTTGGTATTACATCAACTGGCTCTTCGAAGGGCATGATGGCGGGCGCGCCATCTTCCCCGAGGACAAATCAACGTCCATCGTCATCCTTGGCGCCGGTCCTAGCGGCCTGCTCACGGCAGAAGCGCTCAAGCACCGCCATTACACAAATGTCAGGGTGCTCGAAAACACCAACCGCATCGGTGGCAAAACCCACACCGTGCCGGTCAAGCAGTACGGCAACTTGGGTAAAGCAACCACGCTCTATTGCGAATTGGGCACCTGCTACCTCTCTCCCCATTACGATAAATTCGTCAAAAAGATGCACCATTATCTGGATGGCAACACCCAGATCGGCTTCGGCGGTGAAGACGGCACCTTCCGTGGCATCCTGACCGAAGGTCAGTTCAGCGAGCATTTCCGTAAGACCTACGACCCCCCAAAGATGATGCCCTTCCCCAAATATGTCCTCTACAAAGCGGCCGACTGGCTGAATGTCAGCCCGAGCCACACAACGGTCATCGAAGACGCAATCAAAGCCGCAGCCGTGAATTACGAGCGCCTTTACTGGGAGTACTTTGACGAGGCATGGTTTAGTGGCCCGCACTACCCAATGCCCGCAGAACCGCCAGCCGATTTCCTGCGTGACTACGGCCACAAGTCCTTCGAGCAGTTCCTTATCGAAAACCACATGGGCGTTCTTCTGGGGATCATGCAATACGCCTACTCGGTTCAGGGCTATGGCACATTGAACGACATCCCCGCCTATTACGGTCTGTTGTGGATCACACCCGATATCATTGCCAAAGCGCAGGCTGGCGACGGGAAAACCACGCTGATCACCGCATGGTCGCGCGGCTGGGGCGATCTGTGGGAGCAGATGAGCGCCCATCTGGATATCACGCTGAACGCCGAGACGACGCACATTAGAAGGCATGCGCATGGACAAGCGTGAAACCATCATCGTCGCCGCCGATATCGTGGGCTACTCGCGCCTCGTCGCGCAAAGCGAGGAAAGCACCATCATGCGGATGCGCGCCCTCTATGACGAGGTAATCTCTCCGGCGATTACCTCTGCAGGTGGCCGCGTGATCAAGAACCTTGGCGATGGACTTCTTGTGGAGGCCAATTCAGCCGCAGCCGCGCTTGCAGCCTCGCGCCAAATTCAGGAGAACGTGACCAAGGCCCAAGAAACCATCCCCAGCGACGAGCGGATCAGATACCGCATCGGGATCAACGCAGGCAGCGCTTATTTCACGGAGGACGATGTCTTTGGCGATGTCATCAACATCGCCGCGCGCCTCGAAAGCCTCGCCAGACCGGGAGAAATTTGCGTCTCGCAAGCCGTCTACGCCCAGTTGAGCGACGATCAAACCACCCCGCTGCTTCCTCTCGGTCCACAATTTGTCCGCAATATTCCGGTGCCGGTCGAGGCATGGCGCCTCCCCAGTCCCGAAAAAGACGCCGCCGCGCCCGAACAAACCGGCAGCCACACAGCGCCAACGATTGCGGTTCTCCCATTCGAGGCGTCCTTTACGAACGAAGATCTTCGGTTCTTGGGCGACGGGCTGGCGGAGGAGCTGACAACCCAGCTCTCGCGCTTCCGCTTTCTGTTTGTCATCGCCCGCAACTCGGCCTTCACCTTCCGCGATCGGCAGAACGACCTTCAATCCGTCGCCCGCGAGCTTGGCGTTTCCTATCTGGTCACGGGCCGCGTGCGCACCGCAGGATCTCGGGTCAGGGTGCATGTGGATCTTATCGACGGCAAAACCGGTGCGCAGGTCTGGGCAGACAGGCTGGACAGCGAGATCGAGGATTTATTTGAACTGCAAGACGAGCTGACGCGGGCAACCCTCAGCAATGTCGTTCCCGAGTTGGGCGCAAACGAGCGGGCATTATCCCTGAAAAAGCCAACCGAAAGCCTTAACGCTTGGGGCCTCTGCCAGCGCGGTATGTCCGAACAATTCAAATACACCGACCAAGGCGTCACCGACGCTTTCAAACTGTTTACTGAGGCCATCGAAGCCGACCCGAAATTTGCCCTCCCCTATGCCCTTCTGGCGCGGTGGCATGTCGCCCAAGTCACCACGGGGCGTAGCGAAAATATTCCACTCGAAATCCAGAAAGGCTACGCCCGCGCAACCGAGGCGTTGCAGCTCGACGACCGGCTTGAAGACGCCCACGCAGCCCTCGGCGCGATCCTCGGCATCATGGGGCAGGATGTCGAGGCGTTGAAATCTCTCGATCGCGCCGAAGCGCTCAACGGTTACAGCCCCTATGTGTTCTATACGCGCACCTATGTGCATCTCTTTCAGGCGCAAATTGACTGCGCCGCGATGGAAAAGGCCGCCCTCGGGGCGATCCGCGTCAGCCCAAAAGACCCCATCGCTTGGGCGCAATATTTCATGCTCGGCACAGCCCGCTGGAACTATGATCTCCGCAATCCCGCCGATGGCACACAAGACGCGCTAGATCAGGCGTGTAGCTACTCGAACTGCGAGTTCTTCGTCTACATGATCGCAGCCAAATTCCATGTCCGTTTCGGTGACATTACCGTCGCGCGCCATTATCTCGAACGCGCTCTGGCAAAGAAGAAAGACCTCAGCCTCAAAATGTGGCGTACTT is a genomic window containing:
- a CDS encoding adenylate/guanylate cyclase domain-containing protein gives rise to the protein MDKRETIIVAADIVGYSRLVAQSEESTIMRMRALYDEVISPAITSAGGRVIKNLGDGLLVEANSAAAALAASRQIQENVTKAQETIPSDERIRYRIGINAGSAYFTEDDVFGDVINIAARLESLARPGEICVSQAVYAQLSDDQTTPLLPLGPQFVRNIPVPVEAWRLPSPEKDAAAPEQTGSHTAPTIAVLPFEASFTNEDLRFLGDGLAEELTTQLSRFRFLFVIARNSAFTFRDRQNDLQSVARELGVSYLVTGRVRTAGSRVRVHVDLIDGKTGAQVWADRLDSEIEDLFELQDELTRATLSNVVPELGANERALSLKKPTESLNAWGLCQRGMSEQFKYTDQGVTDAFKLFTEAIEADPKFALPYALLARWHVAQVTTGRSENIPLEIQKGYARATEALQLDDRLEDAHAALGAILGIMGQDVEALKSLDRAEALNGYSPYVFYTRTYVHLFQAQIDCAAMEKAALGAIRVSPKDPIAWAQYFMLGTARWNYDLRNPADGTQDALDQACSYSNCEFFVYMIAAKFHVRFGDITVARHYLERALAKKKDLSLKMWRTFFPFRAWPAMIAETEPELETLVSFSLPRE
- a CDS encoding cupin domain-containing protein: MSNLKAILAGFGLAAITSLPVAAQDRFPDQMVRTPVEDINWQPLFPGVEAYTLYGGLDQGTPTVFVSRTDPGQSMAIPHTHSDGYWGFILAGKHQHWELSEPDQGPILTAGSSWYQPADVPHADLCVGPEPCITLVMFDQQADFIPAQ
- a CDS encoding extracellular solute-binding protein, with translation MKYVLMTAAAAATIATGAMAQEVTLGRFFGACEDAGTDTKASVGEACIIQSIINAASAEIDDVTVNTLPTDWGNYYDQIKAAYAGGTPPDVHVMHRHRIPEFAGLGALADLSDDLAAAGIDTADWAPAALDAVSFNGGIYGVPMDFHANLWHVNMDLMAEAGLVENGKPVLPSSPEELLAHAQQVKEATGQDYLAADFAQFPIGVRLTLALMWQQDANIFDGDTATIDNDAARNAVTAITQLFDAGVANPQLNYADSQQAFLNGEAAILVNGTWVVDFYDAEAAKEEVALDNYYVADFPTLFDTGATWADSHMWAIPASLKANDAEAYAAALKVLAFINDHNIDWARTGHMAVRNSVLESADYATLPHRDEYTGTAAIARDTPPSERYGAIQDVLNRELQAIWLTGKSVDMALADAEAEVQDLLDR
- a CDS encoding anthrone oxygenase family protein, with the protein product MSSATYRNRVNALAITTSAAFFGANAFIGLSMGSYWLSLAPADFVAQFFPQFSNFLYTIMPLFVAMLVGLILSARLDWQDAPARRNWVIALWLYLSVSLITIFFHMPLNVRLAAAIGSPLGDALGFYKSIALVGPVTEDNAAMIRATWLLGHVPRVLLTLAIAIYSLRALAARRSH
- a CDS encoding carbohydrate ABC transporter permease, which encodes MALVQRTRRRMTERQAAFVLLLPFLLTYALFLVYPFFRGVWISLHDWNLLAVAFNPDAKEFVGLRNYERVMWGRNIEWGAIANPALQLLGLVGLGASIFLRRMSRVSRVTSIALAMASVLFFVLPGFHPGEGGRWYDRRFWPTVGNTLVFVAWTVPGVTVIALLLAAALNRETKAMTVYRTVFFLSQILSVTVVTLIWQIMFSPRQGLIANVTDVFGGSPIVWLTDERFAMAAIVITTIWWSLGIAMILFLAGLQDISKDLYEAAALDNATGAKAFWFITLPNLKRTITLVVVLQVILQFQVFGQAHLMTQGGPNDTTQVLVRYIYQTAFRDSELGRASAMAVFLFVIMGGFSFLQFVLGREDTE
- a CDS encoding FAD-dependent oxidoreductase, producing the protein MPKTPISAHGEKNQIELDVSIDGRTEKIACDTLVIACEPRNLRTKISYSDDEVALLSSLHNFTFHTSLLKVKVKDRQMKHGVIFAAEPLSKMRGHIYGFRNETAKSLGLDFANSVEYNWVTVYQLFGETTTPPTEDDFRKLLAEEIAQLSWWPFERSCDGLQETVLTPYFDHFHGDQLVNQNPWNWHKIQGDNNTIYVHAATCFESVVHCWYYINWLFEGHDGGRAIFPEDKSTSIVILGAGPSGLLTAEALKHRHYTNVRVLENTNRIGGKTHTVPVKQYGNLGKATTLYCELGTCYLSPHYDKFVKKMHHYLDGNTQIGFGGEDGTFRGILTEGQFSEHFRKTYDPPKMMPFPKYVLYKAADWLNVSPSHTTVIEDAIKAAAVNYERLYWEYFDEAWFSGPHYPMPAEPPADFLRDYGHKSFEQFLIENHMGVLLGIMQYAYSVQGYGTLNDIPAYYGLLWITPDIIAKAQAGDGKTTLITAWSRGWGDLWEQMSAHLDITLNAETTHIRRHAHGQA
- a CDS encoding LacI family DNA-binding transcriptional regulator; the protein is MNDHTDSPAPRVTMKDIALKAGVSQSTVSFVLNGQENMRISEETRKRVTDAVAELGYRPRGAGRPPNDTGVRVIGLMFDEIATSPFAAISIEGVQEAAWKENVIVEVVMTGGNKDYEASVLRKWAADRVEGVVYGSILTREVTPSDILAKHRAVLLNCYDARGLFPSVVPAERRGGQSATQMLIETGHRKIAFITGENWMEASDQRLEGYERALRNAKIPIDPNLIVEGNFLPSGGRTATLRLLDGPVRPDAIFCANDLMAVGCYEALKERGETVGESIAVMGYDDQEIAQHLSPALSTVLLPHREMGSWCAQFLLAPAAEQITHTRMECPVVVRHSHTNA
- a CDS encoding carbohydrate ABC transporter permease; its protein translation is MNRHYAWLVMALGIPAFLWLVPTIWMVSLSFQPNELLARTTSTTFFGLVPIPFTAENYAALFAFGQTPVWFLNSLIVAAGMTAGVLLVSTTAGYVLARLDFPFKRTITVLCLVGLMVPEQAVFIPLYTMFADFGWHNSYHALILPRMAVPIGVFLMMQFFRAIPQDIEEAARLDGVSWMQIFWYIMLPLARPAMMTLAILTFLYAWNDYLWPLVSAQRQEFFTITLGLASIQSNFAQSEGLGRVMASGVIASLPVVLMFLIFQRYVVQAMTVGGSKG